In Erigeron canadensis isolate Cc75 chromosome 7, C_canadensis_v1, whole genome shotgun sequence, one DNA window encodes the following:
- the LOC122606492 gene encoding abscisic acid 8'-hydroxylase 2-like — MLVLVPPSLHLLLSPFAAAFLFFVTLIVCNFIWRRNGLKKNERLPPGSMGWPYIGETLSHYKQNPNTFFSIRQRRYGNIFKSHILGCPCVMISSPEIAKIILVTQSHLFKPTYPISKEKLIGPQAIFFHQGSYHSHLKKLIQSSFLPSAIKGSVHEIENIVLDLLPTWEKTKTINTLHEMKKYSYEVAMLSIFGNKLEVKDVEGFKHLYHCIEKGYNSMPLDLPGTPFKKAMKARNLLNERLRKMIKKRRESGEHGGGLLGLLLGLKEKCQLSDTHIADNIIGVIFAAHDTTASVLTWLLKYLHDHPHILASVKMEQEEIRSKRLEANRGITWDDIRRMSLTTRVLQETLRAASILSFTFREAIKDVEIEGYLIPCGWKVLPLFRTIHYSSDFFPDPDKFDPSRFEVAPRANTYMPFGNGAHSCPGSELAKVEMLILLHYLTTSFRWEVFGDDDGIEYIPFPVPKQGLPIKIHRLSECDAFES; from the exons ATGTTGGTTCTTGTACCGCCGTCTCTACATCTCCTTCTTTCCCCCTTTGCAGCTGCTTTCCTGTTTTTTGTGACACTAATCGTTTGTAACTTCATATGGCGTCGAAATGGCCTAAAGAAAAATGAACGGCTGCCACCGGGCTCGATGGGTTGGCCATACATTGGTGAAACACTTAGCCACTATAAACAAAATCCCAACACTTTCTTCTCGATACGTCAAAGAAG GTATGGAAATATATTCAAGAGTCACATATTGGGATGCCCATGTGTTATGATATCAAGCCCTGAGATAGCCAAAATAATTTTGGtcactcaatctcatctttttaAACCCACATACCCTATAAGCAAAGAGAAGTTGATTGGCCCTCAAGCCATTTTCTTTCACCAAGGTTCATATCATTCTCACCTCAAGAAATTGATCCAATCTTCATTTCTTCCTTCTGCCATTAAAGGCTCGGTTCACGAAATCGAAAACATCGTCCTTGATCTTCTTCCCACTTGggagaaaaccaaaaccatcaaCACCTTGCATGAAATGAAAAAG TATTCATATGAAGTGGCGATGTTATCAATATTTGGGAACAAGTTAGAAGTGAAAGATGTGGAAGGATTCAAGCATTTGTATCATTGTATTGAGAAAGGATACAATTCAATGCCATTGGATCTTCCTGGAACTCCATTTAAGAAAGCTATGAAG GCAAGGAATCTTTTAAATGAGAGGTTAAGGAAGATGATAAAGAAGAGAAGGGAGAGTGGGGAGCATGGAGGAGGATTGCTTGGGCTATTATTGGGACTAAAGGAAAAATGTCAATTGAGTGATACACATATAGCAGATAATATAATTGGAGTCATTTTTGCAGCCCATGATACAACGGCTAGTGTTCTAACATGGCTCCTCAAGTACTTGCATGATCATCCACATATCCTAGCTAGTgtcaag ATGGAACAAGAAGAAATTCGGAGCAAGAGATTGGAGGCTAATCGTGGGATTACTTGGGATGATATTAGACGAATGTCATTAACTACCCGCGTGTTACAAGAGACGCTGAGAGCCGCAAGCATATTGTCCTTCACGTTTCGTGAAGCAATCAAAGATGTAGAAATAGAAGGATATTTAATCCCTTGTGGTTGGAAGGTTCTTCCGCTCTTTAGAACCATCCATTACTCCTCTGACTTCTTCCCTGACCCTGACAAGTTCGACCCTTCAAGATTTGag gtggcACCCAGAGCGAACACGTACATGCCATTTGGGAATGGAGCTCATTCTTGTCCAGGAAGCGAGCTAGCTAAGGTTGAAATGCTCATTCTACTACACTACTTGACTACCTCCTTCAG ATGGGAAGTGTTTGGAGACGACGATGGCATAGAGTACATCCCTTTCCCGGTTCCAAAACAAGGCTTGCCTATCAAAATCCATCGTTTAAGTGAGTGTGACGCCTTCGAGAGCTAA